The window TTGCTTCAACAGCTTCAAGGATAGCTGGAACTTTGATTGACTTCTCACGAACTGAGATAACTTGACCAACTTCAACGCGGAATGATGGGATATCAACACGTTTGCCATCAACAAGGATGTGACCGTGGTTTACGAATTGACGTGCTTGACGACGAGTAGTTGCCAAACCAAGACGGTAAACAACGTTGTCCAAACGACGCTCCAAAAGAAGCATGAAGTTGAAACCAAGAGTACCTTGTTTGATTTTAGTAGCTTGTACGAACAAGTTACGGAATTGTTTTTCACCCAAACCGTAAGAGAAACGCAATTTTTGTTTCTCAGCCAATTGCAAACCGTATTCTGACAATTTAGAACGGTTGTTTGGTCCGTGTTGACCTGGTACGTAGTTACGACGTGCCAATTCTTTACCTGTACCTGTCAATGACAAGCCAAGACGACGAGCTTGTTTCCAAGATGGTCCTGTATAACGTGACATGTGTTATGTCCTCCTAAAATAAAAAATAATTATTGTAGGAAATAACGTTTTAAGCAAACCTGATTCGTGCAGGAGGCCTTCATCGAAACAGCAACGATTACTCTTCTTGCTGACCTTCTGTTGACGAGCTTCATTTTGCCCTGCTGTTATTTCGCACAAAGGTTAGTATAGCACAAAAAAAAGGCTCTGTAAAGCCTTTTTCATCGTTCTTATTGCATTTCTTCCAATAATTCGACCAACTTATCTTTTTGAACTTGTCCTGCAAAAGAAATCTTGAGGGTTCCATCACTATTGATAAGGATATGGGTCGGAAAAGCAGCAATACCAAAATGTGTCATAGCCTGGTCTTTGGTATCAAATAAGACTGGATAGGTCGCTCCTAACTCACTGGCCTTCTCCAAAATTTCAGCCTTGCTCACATCGGATGGATTGGTATTCGCAAACTCAGCATCCTTAGGTGACGTGATAGACAAGAAAACATAATCTTCCTTATCCTTGTACTCTTGGTAAACTTCCTCCAATTCAGGAATTTCCCTCTGACAAGGACCACACCAGGTCGCCCAAACATTGATGTAAATCTTTTTCCCTTTATAATCTGCTAGATTGACATCCTTCCCATCCTTATCCTTTAAGGAAAAATCTAGCGTGACCGGTTGATTTGCCTGTAAAGTCGACTCAGTAGAAGACGGACTGACCAATGGTAAAAGGGAACAGGCAGTCAAAACAAAGCAAGAAACAAGTAAGCAAACGACAATTGATACCAACTTTTTCATAAACAAATCCTTTCTATCCTACTGGAAAAAACGAACAAGATGCTGGAAGAAACCTGTTAAAAT is drawn from Streptococcus sp. 29892 and contains these coding sequences:
- a CDS encoding TlpA family protein disulfide reductase is translated as MKKLVSIVVCLLVSCFVLTACSLLPLVSPSSTESTLQANQPVTLDFSLKDKDGKDVNLADYKGKKIYINVWATWCGPCQREIPELEEVYQEYKDKEDYVFLSITSPKDAEFANTNPSDVSKAEILEKASELGATYPVLFDTKDQAMTHFGIAAFPTHILINSDGTLKISFAGQVQKDKLVELLEEMQ
- the rpsD gene encoding 30S ribosomal protein S4 encodes the protein MSRYTGPSWKQARRLGLSLTGTGKELARRNYVPGQHGPNNRSKLSEYGLQLAEKQKLRFSYGLGEKQFRNLFVQATKIKQGTLGFNFMLLLERRLDNVVYRLGLATTRRQARQFVNHGHILVDGKRVDIPSFRVEVGQVISVREKSIKVPAILEAVEATLGRPAFVSFDAEKLEGSLTRLPERDEINPEINEALVVEFYNKML